TTGCAACAGCAGCTATCTCATCTAATAAGGCTTCTTTCGCGACCTGCTGCATGTCTTCAACCACGCCTTTCGTCATCGACGATGTGGCTTGCTCTCGGCTTAGGTCAGACACCACCTTTAGTGGGTTGTAATATAAATTTTTAGCGTGATTAGCCCACATAGCCGCTTTAACAATTTTTTGACCTAATTCCCCATACTTATCATAAGCTTCATAGCCAGCTTTAATGTATGAGAGCTTAAGGTATTCAATGCCCGGAATGTTCTCTTTGACAACTCGCTTATATCTAAGACCCACTTCTTCAAATAACTTTAAGCCTTCTGGAATAGAGAAATCTAACGTCTTCTTACCAAACTCCTTTGCGACAAATTCAAGGATCTCAATACCAACTTTATCGAGATTGACCCAATCAATATCCGTTTTTAAATGTTCCCGATTATGCAGCTTCGCTTGATTCCAAATAACCAATTCAGCTTGAGACCATTCAGAGGATGCTTTAACAAGACCATCACCGACTTCTTCTCCTACTAAGCCATTTTCATTAAGAGCAGACTCTACCGCATCTTGGGATTCGCGATCACTCACGCGGCTTAACAAAAACAATGGAATAGTCGTCACTAGAGTGCTCACCGCAATAGCGATAGACAGCTCCAATACATACCCATATTTAAAGGCAAGAAAAAGTCCGAATAATGCCATAAGCAATACAGGCAAAATCGAGGATATGAGGATAATGCCCCAGCGCCCACCTGATAAATTGGAAAGTAAGTGATAAAAGCTTCTAATTTTCTTCATAGCCAGACGCTGCCTTACCTTTTTTCAATGATTCTTTATATATCGTTTGCATCTCTTCTTGAGAGATCTCAGTGCCTTTGCTTTTGTGGTAAAAGTAAAAACAAGCTGCTCGTCCCAAGCCATAAGTTGTTCCAAAGCTCATGGCTGCTGCTGCAACAGCGCCAACGGTTTGCCCATAACCAGGAATTAACTTAACTAACTGTCTCGCGCCTAACTTAACGCCATATTGCAAAGCAAAGCTGCTCCCAAGCGTGCTGACCAATTCTGTGAATGCTCGCTTATTCCATTCAACGCCATACTGATTGGCTAAGCTATGCAGCATTTTCGCTTGTATCGCTGGCACAGAAACAAGCCCAACGGCAGGAATGAGATCACTCGCGGAAGCACTACCTGCGTACCAAAGCACTTCATTTTCTACTTTGTCAAAATTGGCTTCTTCAACACTTGAATGTTCTTTATCTTCAATCATCATTCCGATAACAGGAAGGATATGAGTCAGTTTTTCAATCAGCTCATCGTAGTGATAAACCAGCCCTTCAGGCGCTTCAAAATCAACCGTCAGAGAATCAAACGTGTTACCCCACACCTTTTTCACTTGGCTTTCGTTGAAAGAAACCTGACGTTGGCACTCTGACTCTTCAGACAACAATGCGCCACTATGAACAAGTAGTAACTGCTTAATTTTCTTTTGCTTCTTAATCAACGTTAATGCGCTGAGTACCGATGATTGCTCAGGTTCATCGACTTTCATCACCACCACTAAAGCATGCCCTGCTTTACCTGTCTCATCGAGATCTGGCGTAGGGTCATATTCAGCCTCGCCTAACCCTCTAGTATCTAAGAAGCGCATAACTGGCTTACCTTGGGGAAACTCGTAGCTTTGAGCCGTCATTGTACATGGAGCAAAACCATTGCCGACTTCTACTGAAGAAAGCCCCGTTACGGATTGAATAAACGAGGATTTCCCTGCCCCTGTTTTCCCTAAGAGCCATAGCGTAGGTAGGTGCTGGCGCTGAAATTCATGAGCTTGAGTCAAGTCTGGATTTTTACTTGGATTAACAAATTCTTTAATTTGGTCAAACATAGGCAATAAGTATTAACCAGCAACGGTAAGAGAAAGTTAATAGCAGAATAGCGATTGATTACGAGGAAAGAAACAGGCACGTTCACTTTGTATAAAAAGCACATATTATTAACAGCCGAGAAGCGTATTTCATTTTTCAGAAAAACGGATAATGCTAAATAATTGGTTTTAAATAATTAACCTTCTAAAACAATTACCACAGATTTAGACGGTGGTTTAGCAGCTAATAAAAATAGCGAGCTGTAGTAGCTCGCCTCTTTGCATTAGCCGGTATTATCTA
This Vibrio gallaecicus DNA region includes the following protein-coding sequences:
- a CDS encoding YcjF family protein, which translates into the protein MFDQIKEFVNPSKNPDLTQAHEFQRQHLPTLWLLGKTGAGKSSFIQSVTGLSSVEVGNGFAPCTMTAQSYEFPQGKPVMRFLDTRGLGEAEYDPTPDLDETGKAGHALVVVMKVDEPEQSSVLSALTLIKKQKKIKQLLLVHSGALLSEESECQRQVSFNESQVKKVWGNTFDSLTVDFEAPEGLVYHYDELIEKLTHILPVIGMMIEDKEHSSVEEANFDKVENEVLWYAGSASASDLIPAVGLVSVPAIQAKMLHSLANQYGVEWNKRAFTELVSTLGSSFALQYGVKLGARQLVKLIPGYGQTVGAVAAAAMSFGTTYGLGRAACFYFYHKSKGTEISQEEMQTIYKESLKKGKAASGYEEN